The DNA window TGATTTGTGTGGTCTCGCTTGCAGTTGCACAATCAAGAAGTTGGTCAGCTACAAAGCTCTGAAACATTAAGTAGATGTCTCGAAATGCTCTAACAGCCTCCGCTTTTAGATCGCCAACAGTTGCTGTTTGTGGAAGTGTTAAGAGCTCCACTGGAATACAAGGTGGATCATCAACCTGTTCAGCTAGTTCCACTTGGCACCAAATGTGCAACTGTGATGGGTTTTGAGGCAAGAAGTCTTCTTCCAGATCATAATGCTTGATGAATTGCTTGCAGTCCAAAAGGATCATCGCAGACCTCCTGGTTTGCTCATAATTTTCTTCTGGTCTACAAGGATGCATTGTATATGGGTAGAGGAGTGCATCATACAAGAACTTGATGTCACGAGATAGATGATCTTGGGTTAGGGTGCATATGTTATTTGCTGGGAAGAGGGTTTCAGCTGTAAGCCTGCAGTGAAAAAATAGTTAGAATTTGGATTCTGAAACAAGCAATTAGATAGCATGCAAGCCATAACCAGATATGAGCCACCAACCTGTACTCTAATGTGTTCATCTCACTGTTGCATCGAACTGCGACAACCATCCCATCATTGGTTCTTGTACCACCCAGCGTCTTGATGCAGTAATCGACTAGCTGTGGCGAACCAATTGGATGGGATGTAACTGCCTTTAATGTCCGTGTAGCAACCCATCTACCTGCAGCACGGAGAATTTTAAGAGCAACATCTGTTGTTCGCTGTAATTCCTCTTCAGGCCATTTCTCCTCTTGATAATGGGCCGCACATGCCATCTCTTGACAATGGACAGCATCTGCCTGTTTCTTTTTGTGCACTGGGTGGGTATGGTGCTGCACACTGTTGCTGGTGGCAAGTCCCATCATGTAGAGGAAGAGTTCACGGATTGTTCTGAGAGGGTAACTTGAGAGAGATTGGTAGAAGGCAATGGTATTCTGTAACTGGTTTCGAGGAGACCGGGAGTGGGGGAAGAAGTTAGATAGTGGCACTGAGGATATACTGTCTACAGCTTTGCAGTAAGCTTCAGGTGTGATTCCAAAGCTTCCGCTGCTTAGTTTGAATCCCCAAAGGCCATACCAAGAACAGCCAGTGGCAACAGCATGGAGGCTTCGATAGTCAACACCATACTTCTTTGAAACATCCATCACTGAAACTTTTCTGCAATTTATTAGGTGTTTTTACATGTTAGTATGGTCTGCTGAAAAACTACAGATGCTGAATGCAAATAAGCCTTGTTATGCTGGGTTCATAATAATCATTAGCCATCACTTTACCTAACCCTGAGGTTTCTGCAGAGCTGATCCCAGAAGTCCATCAGTTGGGATCCTGTCATGACACTGGATCCTCCCTCACGGCCATTGACCCGGACAAGGTGGCCAAAGCCGTTTTCATGGACTATGCCATGCAGCAAATGACCTGGACTCTCCAGCTGCACATAGTCCCAATCTTCCGGATCGTCACGAGAGAGGCTGACGTGGTTGCAGGATGGGCATCTGATGACAACACCACGAGATGAGGCCACACAGTTGAGTATATTTTCTTTCCGTAATCATGTAAACCTGGAGATCCTGATTGATGTGAACTGGCAATGGAATTTAGAAGCAGATTAAACAAACCTTGTTTCATGCAGTGCCACCATGAACCCACAACACCTGCAGGTTTTGGAGGTGCCAATTTCGTTCTCATTGCGAATTATGAAGTGGTACCTCTTGGAGCAAACAGGGTGCTTGCTCCAGCCTATGTAACAGTAAGGCAAGGCAAGTGATATTTAG is part of the Oryza brachyantha chromosome 11, ObraRS2, whole genome shotgun sequence genome and encodes:
- the LOC102722812 gene encoding PHD finger protein At1g33420-like, with protein sequence MAVRRRASAVAMAVRGCGGGRAPKRARVTAPGPSLLDDMGAFPAEAADGEKPRPAPAPAPAQSSSSFRARVREFLARCAVPSPEMEGLSWPGTSSWQVAFACGDGGGEAAAAVMEVVEEEVAKARRVHCEHCTVAGWSKHPVCSKRYHFIIRNENEIGTSKTCRCCGFMVALHETRCPSCNHVSLSRDDPEDWDYVQLESPGHLLHGIVHENGFGHLVRVNGREGGSSVMTGSQLMDFWDQLCRNLRVRKVSVMDVSKKYGVDYRSLHAVATGCSWYGLWGFKLSSGSFGITPEAYCKAVDSISSVPLSNFFPHSRSPRNQLQNTIAFYQSLSSYPLRTIRELFLYMMGLATSNSVQHHTHPVHKKKQADAVHCQEMACAAHYQEEKWPEEELQRTTDVALKILRAAGRWVATRTLKAVTSHPIGSPQLVDYCIKTLGGTRTNDGMVVAVRCNSEMNTLEYRLTAETLFPANNICTLTQDHLSRDIKFLYDALLYPYTMHPCRPEENYEQTRRSAMILLDCKQFIKHYDLEEDFLPQNPSQLHIWCQVELAEQVDDPPCIPVELLTLPQTATVGDLKAEAVRAFRDIYLMFQSFVADQLLDCATASETTQINLLFGSKGVVHIKGRCIGGERRFAVYRMERGVDKWTVICPCGAKDDDGERMLSCDSCHVWMHTRCAGISDFDRVPKRYVCTSCKLTHKPKSSGSRLMYSSTAPYKRCKTSTGSFSNAAKGLLRPHIH